From a single Lolium rigidum isolate FL_2022 chromosome 7, APGP_CSIRO_Lrig_0.1, whole genome shotgun sequence genomic region:
- the LOC124674366 gene encoding trihelix transcription factor GT-1-like isoform X2, producing MLLSGPQPPTPSLLLPESSGEDGAAAHDHDSSSRASAPKKRAETWVQDETLCLIALRREMDDHFNTSKSNKHLWEAISAKMREQGFDRSPSMCTDKWRNLLKEFKKARSHARSSAAAGGNGSAKMAYYKEIDDLLKRRGKAAGSPGGSGGVAKSPTPTTKIESYLQFADKGFEDANIPYGPVEADAVATNGVNPWNWRDTSTNGGDNQGTYGGRVILVKWGDYTKRIGIDGTAEAIKEAIKSAFGLRTRRAFWLEDEDEVVRSLDRDMPVGIYALHLDNGITIKICTFEDAERMTVRTEDKTFYTEDDFRDFLSRRGWTLLREYSGYRVADNLDDLRPGVIYQGLRSLVD from the exons ATGCTCCTCTCCGGGCCGCAGCCGCCCACCCCGTCGCTGCTGCTCCCGGAGagcagcggcgaggacggcgccgccgcccacgaccacgactcctcctcGCGCGCCTCCGCCCCGAAGAAGCGCGCCGAGACCTGGGTCCAGGACGAGACGCTCTGCCTCATCGCGCTGCGCCGGGAGATGGACGACCACTTCAACACCTCCAAGTCCAACAAGCACCTCTGGGAGGCCATCTCCGCCAAGATGCGCGAGCAGGGCTTCGACCGCTCCCCGAGCATGTGCACCGACAAGTGGCGCAACCTCCTCAAGGAGTTCAAGAAGGCGCGCAGCCACGCacgcagcagcgccgccgccggagggaacGGCTCCGCAAAGATGGCATACTACAAGGAGATCGACGACCTGCTCAAGCGCAGAGGGAAGGCCGCTGGCTCGCCCGGCGGGAGTGGCGGCGTCGCCAAGAGCCCCACGCCAACCACCAAGATCGAGTCCTACCTGCAATTCGCGGATAAGG GTTTTGAAGATGCTAATATTCCATATGGCCCTGTTGAAG CTGATGCAGTTGCAACGAATGGTGTGAACCCATggaattggagagacacctcaacTAACG GTGGAGATAATCAGGGTACTTATGGTGGGAGGGTTATTTTAGTCAAGTGGGGTGACTACACTAAAAGAATAGGGATTGATGGTACTGCCGAGGCAATTAAAGAGGCCATCAAATCTGCATTCGGATTAAGAACAAGACGAGCTTTTTGGCTTGAAGATGAGGATGAGGTTGTTCGTTCCTTGGACAGGGATATGCCAGTTGGAATATATGCTCTTCATCTTGATAACG GGATAACAATCAAGATCTGCACATTCGAAGATGCAGAACGCATGACAGTTCGGACAGAAGATAAAACATTCTACACCGAAGATGACTTCAGAGATTTCCTGTCTCGGCGTGGTTGGACACTCCTCAGGGAGTATAGTGGGTACAGAGTCGCTGATAATCTGGATGATCTTCGCCCTGGTGTGATTTATCAGGGGCTGCGCTCGCTTGTTGATTGA
- the LOC124674366 gene encoding trihelix transcription factor GT-1-like isoform X1, with protein sequence MLLSGPQPPTPSLLLPESSGEDGAAAHDHDSSSRASAPKKRAETWVQDETLCLIALRREMDDHFNTSKSNKHLWEAISAKMREQGFDRSPSMCTDKWRNLLKEFKKARSHARSSAAAGGNGSAKMAYYKEIDDLLKRRGKAAGSPGGSGGVAKSPTPTTKIESYLQFADKGFEDANIPYGPVEASGRSLLSVDDRLEPDRHPLSLTAADAVATNGVNPWNWRDTSTNGGDNQGTYGGRVILVKWGDYTKRIGIDGTAEAIKEAIKSAFGLRTRRAFWLEDEDEVVRSLDRDMPVGIYALHLDNGITIKICTFEDAERMTVRTEDKTFYTEDDFRDFLSRRGWTLLREYSGYRVADNLDDLRPGVIYQGLRSLVD encoded by the exons ATGCTCCTCTCCGGGCCGCAGCCGCCCACCCCGTCGCTGCTGCTCCCGGAGagcagcggcgaggacggcgccgccgcccacgaccacgactcctcctcGCGCGCCTCCGCCCCGAAGAAGCGCGCCGAGACCTGGGTCCAGGACGAGACGCTCTGCCTCATCGCGCTGCGCCGGGAGATGGACGACCACTTCAACACCTCCAAGTCCAACAAGCACCTCTGGGAGGCCATCTCCGCCAAGATGCGCGAGCAGGGCTTCGACCGCTCCCCGAGCATGTGCACCGACAAGTGGCGCAACCTCCTCAAGGAGTTCAAGAAGGCGCGCAGCCACGCacgcagcagcgccgccgccggagggaacGGCTCCGCAAAGATGGCATACTACAAGGAGATCGACGACCTGCTCAAGCGCAGAGGGAAGGCCGCTGGCTCGCCCGGCGGGAGTGGCGGCGTCGCCAAGAGCCCCACGCCAACCACCAAGATCGAGTCCTACCTGCAATTCGCGGATAAGG GTTTTGAAGATGCTAATATTCCATATGGCCCTGTTGAAG CGAGTGGTAGGTCATTGCTGAGTGTTGACGATCGTCTGGAGCCTGACAGGCATCCACTTTCTTTAACTGCAGCTGATGCAGTTGCAACGAATGGTGTGAACCCATggaattggagagacacctcaacTAACG GTGGAGATAATCAGGGTACTTATGGTGGGAGGGTTATTTTAGTCAAGTGGGGTGACTACACTAAAAGAATAGGGATTGATGGTACTGCCGAGGCAATTAAAGAGGCCATCAAATCTGCATTCGGATTAAGAACAAGACGAGCTTTTTGGCTTGAAGATGAGGATGAGGTTGTTCGTTCCTTGGACAGGGATATGCCAGTTGGAATATATGCTCTTCATCTTGATAACG GGATAACAATCAAGATCTGCACATTCGAAGATGCAGAACGCATGACAGTTCGGACAGAAGATAAAACATTCTACACCGAAGATGACTTCAGAGATTTCCTGTCTCGGCGTGGTTGGACACTCCTCAGGGAGTATAGTGGGTACAGAGTCGCTGATAATCTGGATGATCTTCGCCCTGGTGTGATTTATCAGGGGCTGCGCTCGCTTGTTGATTGA